One Methylobacterium sp. AMS5 genomic region harbors:
- the rsmH gene encoding 16S rRNA (cytosine(1402)-N(4))-methyltransferase RsmH, which yields MSRAPRTPRAELPKGEQARHVPVLLAEVLAALSLDRPGLAVDGTFGAGGYTRALLDAGPEVRVIAIDRDPTAIRGGADLVNASGGRLRLVQGRFGDLDTLITDQDEAQADWVVLDIGVSSMQIDEAQRGFSFRQDGPLDMRMGGEGPSAADLVNGEEETTLADILYYFGEERRSRAVARAIVEARRRAPIETTAQLADLVASVVRPEPGSPIHPATRSFQGLRIAVNDELGELVRGLHAAERVLKPGGRLAVVTFHSLEDRIVKQFFSARSGRAAQASRHVPGVERPAPKSFKLVTKGPVLPSESETDVNPRSRSAKLRAGERTDAPAPPPLSAIETLASLPAPQGRGPRR from the coding sequence ATGAGCCGGGCGCCGCGTACGCCGAGAGCCGAGTTGCCGAAGGGCGAGCAGGCTCGCCACGTTCCCGTCCTGCTCGCCGAGGTCCTCGCCGCGCTCTCCCTCGACCGGCCGGGCCTGGCCGTGGACGGCACCTTCGGAGCGGGCGGCTACACCCGCGCGCTGCTCGATGCCGGGCCGGAGGTGCGCGTGATCGCCATCGATCGCGATCCCACCGCGATCCGGGGCGGAGCGGATCTCGTGAATGCCTCCGGGGGCCGCCTGCGGCTGGTCCAGGGCCGGTTCGGCGATCTCGACACGCTCATCACCGATCAGGACGAGGCGCAGGCCGACTGGGTCGTGCTCGATATCGGCGTGTCCTCAATGCAGATCGACGAGGCGCAGCGCGGGTTCTCGTTCCGGCAGGACGGGCCGCTCGACATGCGCATGGGCGGGGAGGGGCCCTCGGCGGCCGATCTCGTGAACGGCGAGGAGGAGACCACGCTCGCCGACATCCTCTACTATTTCGGCGAGGAGCGCCGCTCGCGGGCGGTGGCCCGTGCCATCGTCGAGGCGCGGCGCCGCGCTCCGATCGAGACCACGGCGCAACTCGCCGACCTCGTGGCGAGCGTGGTCCGGCCCGAGCCCGGCAGCCCGATCCACCCGGCGACGCGCAGCTTCCAGGGCCTGCGCATCGCGGTGAACGACGAACTCGGCGAACTGGTGCGCGGCCTGCACGCCGCCGAGCGGGTGCTCAAGCCCGGCGGCCGGCTCGCGGTGGTGACGTTCCATTCGCTGGAGGACCGCATCGTCAAGCAGTTCTTCTCGGCCCGCAGCGGCCGGGCGGCGCAAGCCTCCCGGCACGTCCCGGGCGTGGAGCGGCCGGCACCCAAGAGCTTCAAGCTGGTGACCAAGGGTCCGGTGCTGCCCTCGGAATCGGAAACGGACGTCAACCCACGGTCGCGTTCGGCCAAGCTACGCGCCGGCGAGCGGACCGACGCACCCGCGCCGCCGCCTCTGAGCGCCATCGAAACGCTGGCGAGCCTGCCGGCTCCACAGGGACGAGGGCCACGGCGGTGA